In Kitasatospora gansuensis, a genomic segment contains:
- a CDS encoding aminotransferase class V-fold PLP-dependent enzyme yields MSIEPPRQLPGAGALFTLDPAVTHLNHGSYGAVPLPVQRVQARLRAEQEQDPDGFFLELPDRIARARARVATALGARPDRLALVTNVTEGIAVVLDSLPLAAGEEILVTDHGYGVVTRAAERRAAECGARVRTVRLSVHTPDQEAVRARILAAVDERTKVAVLDLVSSPTARQIADPVLLAALAERGVTTVVDAAHAPGMLPVDLAEQAGGADFWIGNLHKWAFAPRATAVLAVDSAWRSRIRPLMFSWEHDRGFPGRVEWRGTCDYTPWLAAPAGFGLLEQLGVERVRAHNETLAAYGQQQLVERAGLRALPAMPGLAMRAVRLPPGCAESEHTAKALMVGIRRRLATRVAIRPWSGGGVLRISAQIYNRPEEYRALAAGIGELLEGR; encoded by the coding sequence ATGAGCATCGAACCACCACGCCAACTGCCGGGTGCGGGTGCCCTGTTCACGCTGGATCCGGCCGTGACGCACCTCAACCACGGCAGCTACGGCGCGGTGCCGCTGCCGGTCCAGCGCGTCCAGGCCCGGCTGCGGGCCGAGCAGGAACAGGACCCGGACGGCTTCTTCCTGGAGCTGCCGGACCGGATCGCCCGGGCCAGGGCCAGGGTGGCCACCGCCCTCGGTGCCCGGCCGGACCGGCTCGCCCTGGTCACCAACGTCACCGAGGGGATCGCGGTGGTGCTGGACTCGCTGCCGCTCGCGGCGGGCGAGGAGATCCTGGTGACCGACCACGGCTACGGCGTGGTGACCAGGGCGGCCGAGCGGCGGGCGGCGGAGTGCGGCGCCCGGGTGCGGACCGTCCGGCTCTCGGTGCACACGCCCGATCAGGAGGCGGTCCGGGCCCGGATCCTGGCGGCGGTGGACGAGCGGACCAAGGTCGCCGTGCTCGACCTGGTCAGCTCGCCGACCGCCCGGCAGATCGCCGACCCGGTGCTGCTGGCCGCGCTGGCCGAGCGCGGCGTGACCACCGTGGTGGACGCCGCGCACGCCCCCGGCATGCTGCCGGTGGACCTGGCCGAGCAGGCCGGCGGCGCCGACTTCTGGATCGGCAACCTGCACAAGTGGGCCTTCGCGCCGAGGGCCACGGCGGTGCTCGCGGTGGACAGTGCCTGGCGCTCCCGGATCCGGCCGCTGATGTTCTCCTGGGAGCACGACCGGGGCTTCCCCGGCCGGGTCGAGTGGCGCGGCACCTGCGACTACACGCCCTGGCTGGCGGCCCCGGCCGGGTTCGGGCTGCTGGAGCAGCTCGGGGTCGAGCGGGTCAGGGCGCACAACGAGACCCTGGCGGCGTACGGGCAGCAGCAGTTGGTGGAGCGGGCCGGGCTGCGGGCGCTGCCTGCGATGCCGGGGCTGGCGATGCGGGCGGTCCGGCTGCCGCCGGGGTGCGCGGAGAGCGAGCACACCGCGAAGGCCCTGATGGTGGGCATCCGGCGGCGGCTGGCCACCCGGGTGGCGATCCGGCCGTGGTCCGGCGGCGGGGTGCTGCGGATCAGCGCGCAGATCTACAACCGGCCGGAGGAGTACCGGGCGCTGGCCGCCGGGATCGGTGAGCTGCTGGAAGGGCGCTGA
- a CDS encoding ArsR/SmtB family transcription factor gives MPQLYQAKAELFRMLGHPVRIRVLELLQAGPTPVRDLVVALDIEPSSLSQQLAQLRRAGLVTASREGSTVVYALAGGDVADLMRAARRILTELIADRGELLAELRAAD, from the coding sequence GTGCCCCAGCTGTACCAGGCCAAGGCGGAGCTGTTCCGGATGCTCGGGCACCCGGTGCGGATCCGGGTGCTGGAGCTGCTCCAGGCCGGGCCCACGCCGGTCCGTGACCTGGTGGTCGCGCTGGACATCGAGCCGTCCAGCCTGTCCCAGCAGCTCGCCCAGCTCCGCCGGGCCGGTCTGGTCACCGCCTCCCGGGAGGGCTCGACCGTGGTCTACGCCCTGGCCGGCGGAGACGTGGCCGACCTGATGCGGGCCGCCCGGCGGATCCTCACCGAGCTGATCGCCGACCGGGGCGAGCTGCTCGCCGAGCTGCGCGCCGCCGACTGA
- a CDS encoding S9 family peptidase produces MTHTDPFLALSARTGRFSYGAPRAVTLAADGSRLLFLRSTGSEDPVERLWLLDLTTRQEHLVADPAVLAPHRTGDPADLPTLERRLRERLRLWAPGIGSFAATADLAVAVFALDGRLFRTTVATGSSTELPVAGPAFDPRPNADGSLVAYVTGGALHLTDRAEPLSPADGAVWGVAEFAAAEELGRTRGHWWSPDGRALLAARIDESALPLRYFADPARPELAAESFAYPQAGGPNVDLQLWVLGLDGSRVRLAWDTAAFPYVCAAGWEGDGELLLTVADRLQQTVLLLSADPATGRTRELSRTVDEFWVDDLPGTPARLDDGRLLTAADTPGGDARGVALDGKILTDERTQVRRVVGRLRGRLLIEAGQDDPADQHVFLLDPDSGALTRLSEGPGVHSAVAAGETLLLTSATPAGIERRLHFQGAEFALPDHAAALPHQVTPQLARVTELGLPTAVVYPRGHVTGRQLPVLLDVYGGPGYQAVANEPRRWQARQWWADQGFAVVTTDNRGTPFVSPSFSRAIFRRFSTVALDDQIAALHALADTHPDLDLTRVGVRGWSYGGYFAALAVLRRPDVFHAACAGAPPTDFRLYDTAYTERYLGLPQDNPEGYAADCLIPDAPSLTRPLLLIHGLADDNVHPSHTLLLSQALTRAGRPHSVLPLPAVSHMTPNGVNELVTEAELAFLRGSLG; encoded by the coding sequence GTGACCCACACCGACCCCTTCCTCGCCCTGAGTGCCCGGACCGGCCGCTTCAGCTACGGCGCGCCGCGCGCCGTGACGCTCGCCGCCGACGGTTCCCGGCTGCTCTTCCTGCGCTCCACCGGTTCCGAGGACCCGGTCGAGCGGCTCTGGCTGCTCGACCTGACCACCCGGCAGGAGCACCTGGTCGCCGACCCCGCCGTGCTGGCACCGCACCGCACCGGCGACCCCGCCGACCTGCCCACCCTGGAGCGCCGCCTGCGCGAGCGGCTCCGGCTCTGGGCCCCCGGCATCGGCTCCTTCGCCGCCACCGCCGACCTCGCGGTCGCCGTCTTCGCACTCGACGGCCGGCTGTTCCGGACCACCGTGGCCACCGGCTCCAGCACCGAACTCCCGGTCGCCGGACCGGCCTTCGACCCCCGGCCGAACGCCGACGGCAGCCTGGTCGCGTACGTCACCGGCGGCGCGCTGCACCTGACCGACCGGGCCGAGCCGCTCAGCCCGGCCGACGGCGCGGTCTGGGGTGTCGCCGAGTTCGCCGCCGCCGAGGAGCTCGGCCGCACCCGGGGCCACTGGTGGTCCCCGGACGGCCGGGCGCTGCTGGCCGCCCGGATCGACGAATCCGCCCTGCCGCTGCGCTACTTCGCCGACCCGGCCCGCCCCGAACTGGCCGCCGAGAGCTTCGCCTACCCGCAGGCGGGCGGCCCCAACGTGGACCTCCAGCTCTGGGTGCTCGGCCTGGACGGCAGCCGGGTCCGGCTGGCCTGGGACACCGCCGCGTTCCCGTACGTCTGCGCGGCCGGCTGGGAGGGCGACGGCGAGCTGCTGCTCACCGTCGCCGACCGGCTCCAGCAGACCGTCCTGCTGCTCAGCGCCGACCCGGCCACCGGCCGGACCCGCGAACTCTCCCGCACCGTGGACGAGTTCTGGGTGGACGACCTGCCCGGCACGCCGGCCCGGCTGGACGACGGCCGGCTGCTCACCGCCGCCGACACGCCGGGCGGCGACGCCCGGGGAGTCGCGCTGGACGGCAAGATCCTCACCGACGAGCGGACCCAGGTCCGCCGGGTGGTCGGCCGGCTGCGCGGCCGGCTGCTGATCGAGGCGGGCCAGGACGACCCGGCCGACCAGCACGTCTTCCTGCTCGACCCGGACAGCGGCGCGCTCACCCGGCTCAGCGAGGGCCCCGGCGTGCACTCCGCGGTGGCGGCCGGCGAGACCCTGCTGCTCACCTCGGCCACTCCGGCCGGCATCGAGCGCCGACTGCACTTCCAGGGCGCCGAGTTCGCCCTGCCGGACCACGCGGCCGCGCTCCCCCACCAGGTCACTCCGCAGCTCGCCCGGGTCACCGAACTGGGCCTGCCGACCGCCGTGGTCTACCCGCGCGGCCACGTCACGGGCCGTCAGCTCCCGGTGCTCCTGGACGTCTACGGCGGCCCCGGCTACCAGGCCGTCGCCAACGAGCCGCGCCGCTGGCAGGCCCGCCAGTGGTGGGCCGACCAGGGCTTCGCCGTGGTCACCACCGACAACCGGGGCACCCCGTTCGTCTCGCCGTCCTTCAGCCGGGCGATCTTCCGCCGGTTCTCCACCGTCGCGCTGGACGACCAGATCGCCGCCCTGCACGCGCTGGCCGACACCCACCCCGACCTCGACCTGACCCGGGTCGGCGTCCGGGGCTGGTCCTACGGCGGCTACTTCGCCGCCCTCGCGGTGCTCCGCCGCCCGGACGTCTTCCACGCCGCCTGCGCGGGCGCCCCGCCCACCGACTTCCGGCTCTACGACACCGCGTACACCGAGCGCTACCTCGGCCTCCCGCAGGACAACCCGGAGGGCTACGCCGCCGACTGCCTGATCCCCGACGCACCGTCACTGACCCGGCCGCTGCTGCTCATCCACGGGCTGGCCGACGACAACGTGCACCCCTCGCACACCCTGCTGCTCTCCCAGGCCCTCACCAGGGCGGGCCGCCCGCACTCGGTGCTCCCGCTGCCCGCGGTCAGCCACATGACCCCGAACGGCGTCAACGAGCTGGTCACCGAGGCCGAACTCGCCTTCCTGCGCGGCTCGCTGGGCTGA